From Theileria annulata chromosome 1, complete sequence, *** SEQUENCING IN PROGRESS ***, one genomic window encodes:
- a CDS encoding 6-phosphogluconate dehydrogenase, putative, protein MEDSKESEFGIVGLGVMASAYATNLYFRGFKVSVWTRSQKEIEIFNEKLKEQPKFNGLDADSVDLTRVKCYMNLEEFVLSLNRPRMILILIIAGEAVDCVLDKLIPLLDRDDLVVDGGNEWYNNTERRILRCKEEGIRYSGMGISGGERGALTHPCLMFGGNFEDYNKLKRIMSQADTDFYVGPGSSGHYVKMVHNGIEYALMQVISELYKLMKFENFMSNLEISSVFNSWHSQNYSYLLQITQMILQVKEGEEHLLDKIMPCVSSNGTGKWTVQDSFDRGVPVPSIAISVDMRSFSNLSHHSNTNNTVKTSERSEKYKIDELKITYMCTLISIFSQGFHLISEASREFGWDLNLCKLANIWSRNAIISCDLLNEISKSFKENDQMLPFHPKFNGVLRDNMNVWKKVVKMCLENDIPVPGIGNSLQYIQILFNKHVNKIFYLI, encoded by the exons ATGGAGGATTCTAAAGAATCGGAATTTGGAATCGTAGGACTGGGCGTAATGGCCTCGGCATATGCCACAAATTTGTATTTCAGAGGCTTCAAAGTCTCGGTTTGGACCAGAAGTCAAAAAGAAATAGAAATCTTCAATGAAAAACTTAAGGAACAACCTAAATTTAATGGTTTGGATGCAGATTCTGTTGATTTGACCAGAGTTAAATGCTATATGAATCTCGAggaattt GTTTTAAGTTTGAATAGACCGAGAATGATTCTTATCCTAATCata GCAGGAGAAGCTGTTGATTGTGTGCTTGACAAACTTATTCCGCTCTTGGACCGAGATGATTTGGTGGTTGATGGTGGGAATGAGTGGTATAATAACACTGAGAGAAGGATTCTGAGGTGTAAAGAGGAGGGAATTCGATACTCCGGGATGGGAATCAGCGGAGGAGAACGTGGTGCCCTAACACATCCCTGTCTAATGTTTGGGGGTAATTTTGAGGATTATAACAAGCTTAAGCGAATAATGTCACAAGCTGATACT GATTTTTACGTTGGGCCCGGGTCCTCAGGCCACTACGTTAAAATGGTCCACAATGGCATAGAATACGCCCTAATGCAAGTTATTTCAGAGTTGTACAAGCTGATGAAGTTTGAAAACTTCATGAGTAATTTAGAGATTTCCTCAGTGTTCAACAGCTGGCACTCTCAAAATTATTCTTACTTGCTCCAAATAACACAGATGATATTGCAAGTTAAAGAAGGAGAAG AACACTTGTTGGACAAGATTATGCCATGTGTTTCATCAAATGGAACGGGGAAGTGGACCGTTCAGGACTCATTTGATAGGGGTGTTCCAGTTCCTTCTATAGCAATTTCTGTGGATATGAGAAGTTTCAGTAATTTGTCTCATCACTCTAACACTAATAACACTGTTAAAACTAGTGAAAGGagtgaaaaatataaaattg atgaattaaaaataacatataTGTGTACTTTAATAAGCATTTTTTCTCAAGGATTCCACTTAATTAGTGAGGCGTCAAGGGAGTTTGGGTGGGACCTGAACCTATGTAAATTAGCTAATATATGGTCAA GAAATGCCATAATCAGTTGTGATTTGCTAAATGAAATCtcaaaatcatttaaagaaaatgaTCAAATGTTACCTTTCCATCCaaa GTTTAACGGAGTATTAAGGGATAACATGAATGTTTGGAAAAAAGTTGTAAAAATGTGTTTGGAAAATGATATTCCAGTGCCAGGAATCGGAAACAGCTtacaatatatacaaattctGTTCAACAAAcatgttaataaaattttttatttaatttaa
- a CDS encoding RNaseP-like protein with Nifu domain, putative (Contains siginifant hit(3.8e-38) to Pfam N-terminal NifU-like domain (ExonII) and moderate Pfam hit (5.6e-04) to RNAse_P_Rpp14 domain (ExonI); it is possible that the 2 exons code for 2 separate proteins: the exonI containing gene codes for a RNAseP-related protein and the Exon II containing gene codes for a NifU-like protein (appropriate gene models for such a case are indicated as misc. features; however, in that circumstances, there will be a 4 bp overlap between the end & beginning of the 2 adjacent genes!)), with protein MVRVKNRWIIFKVELSDHNKLNSLDRILKPSVIKPEIDKSAEFLFGLLQGNFISNNITVPFANSTESLALLQCRKAFLKETLLIVKFIKKIQNIDISFVPVRVSGTLHQARKFILSKILESLEQISILELSGTQVPEKSSLLLGINRINLVRRYSPEVNDHFNNPRNVGSFDKDDPSVGTAIVGKAACGDVIKLQVKIKDEVIEDACFKTFGCGSAIASSSYVTEMVKGKTCKEALAIKNTDISGTFLLYSYITNYLQGDT; from the exons ATGGTTCGTGTGAAAAATCGCTGGATAATATTCAAAGTCGAATTGAGTGAtcataataaattaaatagtCTAGATCGTATTTTAAAACCTTCAGTAATTAAACctgaaattgataaaagCGCTGAATTTCTATTTGGGCTACTTCAgggtaattttatttcaaataatataactGTACCCTTCGCAAATTCAACAGAGAGCCTGGCACTCCTCCAGTGCAGAAAAGCATTTTTGAAGGAAACACTGttaattgttaaatttattaaaaaaatccAAAATATTGATATCTCCTTCGTTCCAGTTCGCGTCTCAGGAACATTACACCAAGCTAggaaatttattttatcaaaaatcCTAGAATCCCTCGAAcaaatttcaattttagaACTTTCAGGCACCCAAGTGCCAGAAAAATCTAGTTTATTACTTGGAATTAACAGGATTAATTTG GTTCGTCGTTATAGTCCTGAGGTAAATGATCATTTCAACAATCCCAGAAATGTTGGAAGTTTTGATAAGGATGACCCATCGGTAGGAACTGCAATAGTTGGCAAGGCGGCATGTGGAGATGTGATTAAGCTCCAGGTCAAAATTAAGGACGAAGTGATTGAGGACGCCTGTTTTAAGACTTTTGGATGCGGTTCAGCAATAGCAAGTAGTTCATACGTAACGGAAATGGTTAAAGGCAAAACATGTAAAGAGGCATTAGCAATTAAGAATACAGATATTTCAGGTACTTTTCTCctatatagttatataactaattatcTCCAAGGAGATACATAA
- a CDS encoding peptidyl-prolyl cis-trans isomerase, putative (The amino acid residues that have been shown to be important for cyclosporin-binding (Berriman et al 1998; PMID:9716503) are not conserved in this cyclophilin; thus no EC number was not assigned at the time of annotation; if it was enzymatically active then the designated EC_number would have been 5.2.1.8) — MIKNTLLFPYHLFKFAYGKFSKLTFRTKIYMGLAAGGLMLWPSYSRAPALRAENIHKRAITDYVYMDISMDNRYLGRILIGLYGRLLPLTVENFIHMCKGFHVKDKIIGYYNTRFDKIVPGRAILGGRLFDHKSSLDSCTIYSRRIPEESFDTTFVQEGDVAMVSDGPLGVSSRFLITLTNNPGFQQKAVVVGTVVKGMKLIRMVSHHGACSSPPGDLVI; from the exons ATGATTAAGAACACGCTGCTGTTTCCTTATCATCTGTTCAAATTTGCCTATGGCAAGTTCTCGAAATTAACTTTCAGAACTAAAATTTACATG GGATTAGCAGCTGGAGGATTAATGTTATGGCCTAGTTATAGTAGAGCCCCTGCCCTTAGGGCTGaaaatatacataaaaGAGCCATCACAGATTACGTTTACATGGATATATCGATGGACAACAGATATTTGGGAAGGATTCTTATTGGTCTTTACGGCCGCCTTTTACCTCTCACTGTCGAGAATTTTATCCACATGTGTAAGGGTTTCCACGTTAAGGATAAGATAATTGGCTATTATAACACGAGATTTGATAAGATTGTTCCTGGAAGAGCCATTTTAGGTGGTAGATTATTTGATCACAAAAGCTCGTTAGATTCATGTACTATATATTCCAGACG AATACCTGAAGAATCTTTTGATACAACATTTGTTCAAGAGGGAGATGTGGCCATGGTTAGTGATGGCCCTCTCGGAGTTTCTTCTAGATTTTTAATAACCTTGACTAATAATCCTGGATTTCAGCAAAAAGCTGTTGTTGTTGGAACTGTTGTTAAAGGAATGAAACTAATAAGGATGGTATCCCATCACGGTGCTTGTTCATCCCCTCCGGGGgacttagttatataa
- a CDS encoding prohibitin, putative (Signal peptide predicted for TA19320 by SignalP 2.0 HMM (Signal peptide probability 0.918, signal anchor probability 0.027) with cleavage site probability 0.321 between residues 27 and 28) produces MSQIPVDKFAKLVTGAGSALLLLGSGAWMVNSSLYDVGAGHRAVVYNRITGISETTHGEGTHFIIPWFERPIIYDVRTRPRTLMSLTGSRDLQMVNITCRVLSRPDERRLRDIYRHLGKDYDERVLPSIINEVLKSIVAQYNASQLITQRERVSKAVRDQLVNRARDFNILLDDVSLTHLSFSPEYEKAVEAKQVAQQQAERSKYIVLKAQEEKKSTIIKAQGESEAARLIGSAIKDNPAFITLRRIETAKEVANILSKSQNKIMLNSNTLLLSTDK; encoded by the exons ATGTCTCAGATTCCTGTTGATAAATTCGCTAAATTAGTTACCGGAGCCGGTTCTGCTCTCTTATTACTAGGTTCAGGTGCTTGGATGGTCAATTCCAGTTTATATGATG TTGGAGCCGGGCATAGAGCTGTGGTATACAACCGTATCACTGGAATCAGTGAGACCACACATGGCGAGGGAACCCACTTCATAATTCCCTGGTTTGAACGTCCTATAATTTACGACGTGAGGACTCGCCCTAGGACTCTGATGTCGCTCACCGGAAGCCGAGATTTGCAGATGGTGAACATCACGTGCCGTGTGCTGTCACGTCCCGATGAGCGCAGACTCAGGGATATTTATAGGCACTTGGGGAAAGACTACGACGAGCGCGTCCTGCCctcaataataaatgaagtACTGAAGAGTATTGTGGCCCAGTATAATGCCTCGCAACTCATTACACAGAGGGAAAGAGTTAGCAAAGCAGTCAGAGACCAGTTGGTGAACAGGGCCAGAGACTTTAATATTCTTCTTGATGACGTTTCTCTAACTCACTTAAGCTTTAGTCCTGAGTATGAGAAGGCAGTAGAGGCAAAACAAGTTGCTCAGCAACAGGCCGAGCGTAGCAAGTATATTGTCTTGAAGGCTCAGGAGGAGAAGAAATCAACGATAATCAAGGCCCAGGGAGAGTCCGAAGCTGCAAGGCTTATTGGAAGCGCGATTAAAGATAACCCTGCATTTATTACGCTTCGGAGAATTGAAACCGCTAAGGAGGTGGCTAACATTCTCTCCAAATCGCAGAATAAAATCATGCTCAATAGTAATACCCTTCTACTCTCAActgataaataa
- a CDS encoding proteasome subunit beta type 2, putative, whose translation MDTLIGICGRDFVAVATDTYEKSSIVTLKNDDESKIMQIDDSKLLLLAGPSGDRMQFGEYIRKSVHYHRYKTSFSMTTKSMAHFVRQQLAEYLRKSPYQVDLLVAGFDNNGPKLYWIDYLASSTEVDRAVHGYGGHFLRGLLDKEYHENLTVEEAVSMLKKCRHEVKNRFLLGQSNFRAKIIDKNGVHDVDIEDDDTPEVFRLHDPKAIKVD comes from the exons ATGGACACTTTAATTGGTATTTGTGGCCGTGATTTCGTGGCTGTAGCCACCGATACCTATGAGAAGTCTTCAATAGTGACGTTGAAGAACGACGACGAGAGTAAAATAATGCAAATCGACGACTCGAAGCTTCTATTGTTGGCTGGACCTTCGGGTGACCGTATGCAGTTTGGAGAATACATTAGAAAATCAGTCCACTACCACCGCTACAAAACTTCGTTTAGCATGACCACAAAATCAATGGCTCACTTTGTAAGACAACAATTGGCCGAATATTTAAGGAAAAGCCCTTATCAAGTTGATTTACTAGTTGCAGGATTTGataat AATGGACCTAAATTATATTGGATAGATTACTTGGCAAGTTCAACTGAAGTTGACAGAGCAGTTCACGGATATGGAGGTCACTTTCTCAGGGGTTTACTAGACAAGGAATACCACGAGAATTTGACTGTTGAGGAGGCTGTTTCAATGTTAAAGAAGTGCCGCCACGAAGTCAAAAATCGCTTCCTCCTCGGTCAATCGAACTTTAGAGCAAAgataattgataaaaacGGGGTCCACGATGTCGATATTGAAGATGATGACACCCCTGAAGTGTTCCGACTTCATGATCCAAAAGCCATTAAAgttgattaa